One window of the Nyctibius grandis isolate bNycGra1 chromosome 21, bNycGra1.pri, whole genome shotgun sequence genome contains the following:
- the TADA1 gene encoding transcriptional adapter 1 isoform X1 — protein MATYVSELEAAKKSLSEALGENVKQYWANLKLWFKQKISKEEFDLEARRLLTQDNVHSHNDFLLAILTRCQILVSAPVCGQLWCGDQGHQQ, from the exons ATGGCGACGTATGTGAGCGAGCTGGAGGCGGCCAAGAAGAGCCTGAGCGAGGCGCTGGGCGAGAACGTGAAGCA GTACTGGGCCAACTTGAAGCTCTGGTTCAAGCAAAAGATCAGTAAGGAGGAGTTTGACCTGGAAGCACGCAGGCTTCTCACACAAGACAATG TCCACTCTCACAACGATTTCCTCCTGGCTATTCTTACCCGATGCCAGATCTTGGTTTCTGCACCAG tttgtggccagctgtggtgtggtgatcaaggccatcagcagtga
- the TADA1 gene encoding transcriptional adapter 1 isoform X2, translating into MATYVSELEAAKKSLSEALGENVKQYWANLKLWFKQKISKEEFDLEARRLLTQDNVHSHNDFLLAILTRCQILVSAPGKRVAKW; encoded by the exons ATGGCGACGTATGTGAGCGAGCTGGAGGCGGCCAAGAAGAGCCTGAGCGAGGCGCTGGGCGAGAACGTGAAGCA GTACTGGGCCAACTTGAAGCTCTGGTTCAAGCAAAAGATCAGTAAGGAGGAGTTTGACCTGGAAGCACGCAGGCTTCTCACACAAGACAATG TCCACTCTCACAACGATTTCCTCCTGGCTATTCTTACCCGATGCCAGATCTTGGTTTCTGCACCAG GCAAAAGGGTAGCAAAGTGGTGA
- the PRDX6 gene encoding peroxiredoxin-6, with amino-acid sequence MPGLLLGDEAPNFEAETTQGRIRFHDFLGDSWGILFSHPRDFTPVCTTELGRAAKLAPEFRKRNVKMIALSIDSVQDHLSWSKDINAYNGDQPEEKLPFPIIADANRELAVKLGMLDPDERDKAGMPLTARVVFVFGPDKKLKLSILYPATTGRNFDEILRVVDSLQLTAYKKVATPVDWKPGDSVMVVPTLPDDEAKQLFPKGVFTKDLPSGKKYLRYTPQPE; translated from the exons ATGCCGGGACTGCTGCTGGGCGACGAGGCGCCCAACTTCGAGGCGGAGACCACGCAGGGCCGCATCCGCTTCCACGACTTCCTGGGAGACTC ATGGGGCATCCTCTTCTCCCACCCGCGGGACTTCACACCCGTCTGCACCACAGAGCTTGGCCGGGCGGCGAAGCTGGCACCGGAGTTCCGCAAGCGCAACGTGAAGATGATCGCCCTCTCCATTGACAGCGTCCAAGACCACCTCTCCTGGAGCAAG gACATCAATGCATACAACGGGGACCAACCTGAGGAGAAACTCCCCTTCCCCATCATTGCTGATGCGAACCGGGAGCTCGCTGTCAAGCTGGGCATGCTGGACCCAGATGAGCGGGACAAGGCTGGCATGCCCCTGACTGCTCGCGTG GTGTTCGTTTTTGGCCCAGATAAGAAGCTGAAGCTCTCCATCCTGTACCCAGCCACCACCGGGAGAAACTTTGATGAGATCCTGAGAGTGGTGGACTCCCTGCAGCTGACAGCGTACAAGAAGGTCGCTACCCCTGTGGACTGGAAG cctggtgacaGTGTCATGGTCGTGCCCACCTTACCTGACGACGAAGCCAAGCAGCTCTTTCCCAAAGGAGTCTTCACGAAGGACCTGCCGTCGGGCAAGAAGTACCTGCGTTACACCCCGCAGCCAGAGTGA
- the FAM78B gene encoding protein FAM78B: MGCLQSVACKARVRREQIVVSDVSATIEPAATAIEESSPVVLRYRTPYFRASARVLMPPIARRHTWVVGWIQACNHMEFYNTYSDLGVSSWELPDLREGRVKAISDSDGVSYPWYGNTTETVTLVGPTNKISRFSVSMNDNFYPSVTWAVPVSNSNVPLLTRIKRDQSFTTWLVAMNTTTKEKIILQTIKWRMRVDIEVDPMQLLGQRARLVGRTQQEQPRILSRMEPIPPNALVKPNANDAQVLMWRPKRGQPIVVIPPK, from the exons ATGGGGTGCCTGCAGAGCGTGGCCTGCAAGGCGCGGGTGCGTCGGGAGCAGATCGTGGTGTCGGACGTGTCGGCCACCATCGAGCCGGCGGCCACCGCCATCGAGGAGAGCTCGCCGGTGGTGCTGCGGTACCGCACGCCCTACTTCCGCGCCTCGGCCCGCGTCCTCATGCCGCCCATCGCCCGGCGGCACACCTGGGTGGTGGGCTGGATCCAGGCCTGCAACCACATGGAGTTCTACAACACCTACAGCGACCTCGGCGT GTCAAGCTGGGAGCTGCCCGACCTGCGAGAAGGCAGAGTAAAAGCCATCAGCGATTCGGATGGCGTGAGCTACCCCTGGTACGGAAACACCACAGAAACTGTGACCCTGGTCGGGCCCACTAACAAGATCTCCAGGTTCTCGGTGAGCATGAATGACAATTTCTACCCCAGCGTGACGTGGGCTGTCCCTGTGAGCAACAGTAACGTGCCGCTGCTGACCAGGATTAAAAGGGACCAGAGCTTTACCACGTGGCTGGTGGCCATGAACACCACCACCAAGGAAAAGATTATCTTGCAGACTATAAAGTGGAGGATGCGAGTGGACATTGAGGTTGATCCCatgcagctgctggggcagcGGGCACGGCTGGTGGGAAGGActcagcaggagcagccccggATCCTCAGCAGGATGGAGCCCATCCCACCAAACGCACTAGTGAAACCCAACGCCAACGATGCCCAAGTCCTCATGTGGAGACCCAAGCGAGGCCAGCCTATAGTCGTGATACCTCCCAAGTAG
- the PLPP6 gene encoding polyisoprenoid diphosphate/phosphate phosphohydrolase PLPP6: MPSPRSSRERRAGSSGSRPEFLSLVSQRSPGAPDSPSRRKESGSSAAAPLPEEDCMKLNPSFLGIALRSLLAIDLWASKRLGVCAREGSAWGSARPLMKVIEVSGHGIPWLLGTFYGLCQSDSSATREVLLNLLFALLLDLVLVAVVKGLVKRRRPTHNKMDMFVTISVDKYSFPSGHATRAALVCRFVLHHLVLAVPLRVLVVLWALIVGVSRVMLGRHNVTDVLFGLLLGYALYGVVEYCWLSPLSAPALFALWSH, from the exons ATGCCGAGCCCGCGGAGCAGCCGCGAGCGCCGCgccggcagcagcggcagccgCCCGGAGTTCCTGTCCCTGGTGAGCCAGCGCAGCCCCGGCGCCCCGGACAGCCCCTCTCGCCGTAAGGAGTCGGGCAGCTcggcggcggccccgctgcccgAGGAGGACTGCATGAAGCTGAACCCCTCCTTCCTGGGCATCGCCCTCCGCTCCCTGCTCGCCATCGACCTCTGGGCCTCCAAGCGCCTGGGCGTCTGCGCCAGAGAGGGCTCGGCCTGGGGCAGCGCACGCCCGCTGATGAAGGTCATCGAGGTTTCGGGGCACGGCATCCCCTGGCTGCTCGGCACCTTCTACGGGCTCTGCCAGAGCGACAGCTCAGCGACCAGGGAGGTGCTGCTCAACCTGCTCTTCG CgttgctgctggatcttgtgctggtggcagtggtgaaagGGCTCGTCAAGCGGCGGCGGCCCACCCACAACAAGATGGACATGTTTGTCACCATCTCGGTGGACAAGTACTCCTTTCCGTCAGGCCACGCCACCAGAGCCGCCCTCGTCTGCCGCTTCGTTCTGCACCACCTGGTGCTCGCCGTCCCACTGCGGGTCCTTGTGGTGCTCTGGGCTCTCATCGTCGGTGTTTCAAGGGTCATGCTGGGCAGGCACAACGTGACGGACGTGCTCTTTGGTTTGCTGCTGGGCTACGCGCTGTACGGCGTGGTGGAGTACTGCTGGCTGTCCCCGCTCAGCGCGCCTGCCCTCTTTGCGCTCTGGAGCCATTGA
- the LOC137672530 gene encoding flavin-containing monooxygenase 5-like produces the protein MAKRVAIIGGGSSGLCAIKACLQEGLEPVCFERTGDIGGLWRFEEHPEEGRASIYRSVIINTSKEMMCFSDFPIPDDFPNYMHNSKIMEYFRMYAQHFDLLHHVRFRTSVCRVSKRPDFAATGQWEVVTESEGKQEAAVFDAVLVCTGHHTEAHLPLSTFPGIEKFKGHYLHSRDYKDARDFTDKTVVVIGIGNSGSDLAVEISQTAKQVFLSTRRGAWIFNRVGDRGYPIDIIFTTRMKTFLKKVLSTSMVCDYAEKRVNARFDHSHYGLKPKHRIIDQHPTVNDDLPNRIISGKVLVKPNVQEFTETSAIFEDGTREDIDAVVFATGYSFSFPFLEGCVKVVENQIPLYKFMFLPDLEKPTLAFIGLVQPLGAIMPISELQCRWATRVFKGLNKLPPRHDMEADIKQKREAMAKQYVKSQRHTIQVDYIPYMDELACQVGVKPNLLTLFLTDPKLALEVAFGPCTPYQYRLRGPGQWAGAREAILTQHQRIIKPLQTRHVEEQASARAMPLVFKVVGAVAVLAVIFAYL, from the exons ATGGCGAAGAGGGTGGCCATCATCGGCGGGGGCAGCAGCGGGCTGTGCGCCATCAAAGCCTGCCTGCAAGAGGGGCTGGAGCCCGTCTGCTTCGAGAGGACCGGGGACATCGGAGGGCTCTGGAGGTTTGAG GAGCACCCCGAGGAGGGCCGCGCCAGCATCTACCGCTCCGTCATCATCAACACCTCCAAGGAGATGATGTGCTTCAGTGACTTCCCCATCCCCGACGACTTCCCCAACTACATGCACAACTCCAAGATCATGGAGTACTTCCGCATGTACGCCCAGCACTTCGACCTGCTCCACCACGTCCGCTTCAGG ACCAGCGTGTGCCGCGTGTCCAAGCGCCCCGACTTCGCCGCCACGGGCCAGTGGGAGGTGGTGACGGAGAGCGAGGGGAAGCAGGAGGCGGCCGTCTTCGACGCCGTGCTGGTGTGCACCGGGCACCACACCGAGGCACACCTCCCGCTGAGCACCTTCCCAG GAATTGAGAAGTTCAAGGGCCACTACCTCCACAGCCGAGACTACAAGGACGCTCGGGATTTCACAGACAAGACGGTGGTTGTCATCGGGATTGGGAATTCGGGGTCGGACCTGGCCGTGGAGATCAGCCAAACAGCCAAGCAA GTCTTCCTCAGCACCCGCCGGGGCGCGTGGATCTTCAACCGTGTTGGAGATCGGGGCTACCCCATTGACATCATCTTCACCACCCGCATGAAGACATTCCTGAAGAAGGTGCTGAGCACGTCCATGGTGTGCGACTACGCAGAGAAGCGGGTGAACGCCAGATTCGACCACTCGCACTACGGCCTGAAGCCAAAGCACAG GATCATTGACCAGCACCCAACTGTCAATGATGACCTGCCCAACCGCATCATTTCGGGCAAGGTGCTGGTGAAGCCAAACGTCCAGGAGTTCACAGAGACATCTGCCATCTTCGAGGACGGCACCAGGGAAGACATCGATGCCGTGGTCTTCGCCACGGGATAcagcttctccttccctttcctcgAGGGCTGTGTGAAGGTGGTGGAGAACCAGATCCCTCTCTACAAATTCATGTTCCTCCCTGACCTGGAGAAGCCGACACTGGCTTTCATTGGCCTCGTCCAGCCCCTGGGTGCCATCATGCCCATCTCTGAGCTCCAGTGTCGCTGGGCCACGCGTGTCTTCAAGG GGCTGAACAAGCTGCCCCCGCGGCACGACATGGAAGCTGACAtcaagcagaagagagaagcgATGGCAAAACA GTACGTGAAGAGCCAGCGGCACACCATCCAGGTGGATTACATCCCCTACATGGACGAGCTCGCCTGCCAGGTGGGGGTCAAGCCCAACCTGCTCACCCTCTTCCTCACCGACCCCAAGCTGGCGCTGGAGGTGGCCTTTGGGCCCTGCACGCCGTACCAGTACCGCCTGCGGGGCCCGGGCCAGTGGGCCGGCGCCAGGGAGGCCATCCTCACCCAGCACCAGCGCATCATCAAGCCCCTGCAGACGCGGCACGTGGAGGAGCAAGCATCGGCCCGTGCCATGCCCCTCGTCTTCAAGGTGGTTGGGGCTGTGGCCGTCCTTGCCGTTATTTTTGCTTACTTGTAG
- the LOC137672543 gene encoding flavin-containing monooxygenase 5-like isoform X1: MSGRNTSCDTPADLSHTREAQGGPSPAERHRASPWCDPPGSAPPERVSPPAEASPASPPPPNMAAQRVAIIGAGASGLCALKCCLDEGLVPTCFERSGDIGGLWRFEEHPEEGRASIYRSVIINTSKEMMCFSDFPVPDDFPNYMHNSKIMEYFRMYARRFDLLHHVRFRTSVCRVSKRPDFAVTGQWEVVTESEGKQEAAVFDAVLVCTGHYTEAHLPLSTFPGIEKFKGRYLHSRDYKDARDFTDKMVVVIGIGNSGSDLAVEISQTAKQVFLSTRRGAWIFNRVGDRGYPMDTIFTTRMKTFLKKVLSTSMVCDYAEKRVNARFDHSHYGLKPKHRILQQNLTINDDLPNRIISGRVLVKPNVQEFTETSAIFEDGTREDIDAVVFATGYSFSFPFLEGCVKVVENQIPLYKFMFLPDLEKPTLAFIGLVQPLGAIMPISELQCRWATRVFKGLNKLPPRHDMEADIKQKREARAKQYVKSQRHTIQVDYIPYMDELACQVGVKPNLLTLFLTDPKLALEVAFGPCTPYQYRLRGPGQWAGAREAILTQHQRIIKPLQTRHVEEQASARAMPLVFKVVGAVAVLAVIFAYL; this comes from the exons ATGTCTGGAAGAAACACATCTTGCGACACCCCAGCTGATCTGAGTCACACACGGGAAGCACAGGGAGGGCCATCCCCAGCCGAGCGGCACCGCGCATCCCCCTGGTGTGACCCACCAGGTTCTGCACCCCCCGAGCGTGTTTCTCCCCCCGCCGAGGcttccccagcatccccaccaCCACCGAACATGGCTGCCCAGAGAGTGGCCATCATCGGTGCCGGTGCCTCTGGCCTGTGCGCCCTGAAATGCTGCCTGGATGAGGGGCTGGTACCCACCTGCTTCGAGAGGAGCGGGGACATCGGGGGGCTCTGGCGCTTCGAG GAGCACCCCGAGGAGGGCCGCGCCAGCATCTACCGCTCCGTCATCATCAACACCTCCAAGGAGATGATGTGCTTCAGCGACTTCCCCGTCCCCGACGACTTCCCCAACTACATGCACAACTCTAAGATCATGGAGTACTTCCGCATGTACGCCCGGCGCTTCGACCTGCTCCACCACGTCCGCTTCAGG ACCAGCGTGTGCCGCGTGTCCAAGCGCCCCGACTTCGCCGTCACGGGCCAGTGGGAGGTGGTGACGGAGAGCGAGGGGAAGCAGGAGGCGGCCGTCTTCGACGCCGTGCTGGTGTGCACCGGCCACTACACTGAGGCACACCTCCCGCTGAGCACCTTCCCAG GAATTGAGAAGTTCAAGGGCCGCTACCTCCACAGCCGAGACTACAAGGACGCTCGGGATTTCACAGACAAGATGGTGGTTGTCATCGGGATTGGGAATTCGGGGTCGGACCTGGCCGTGGAGATCAGCCAAACAGCCAAGCAA GTCTTCCTCAGCACCCGCCGGGGCGCGTGGATCTTCAACCGTGTTGGAGATCGGGGCTACCCCATGGACACCATCTTCACCACCCGCATGAAGACATTCCTGAAGAAGGTGCTGAGCACGTCCATGGTGTGCGACTACGCAGAGAAGCGGGTGAACGCCAGATTCGACCACTCGCACTACGGCCTGAAGCCAAAGCACAG GATCCTTCAGCAGAACCTAACCATCAACGACGACCTGCCCAACCGCATCATTTCGGGCAGGGTGCTGGTGAAGCCAAACGTCCAGGAGTTCACAGAGACATCTGCCATCTTCGAGGACGGCACCAGGGAAGACATCGATGCCGTGGTCTTCGCCACGGGATAcagcttctccttccctttcctcgAGGGCTGTGTGAAGGTGGTGGAGAACCAGATCCCTCTCTACAAATTCATGTTCCTCCCTGACCTGGAGAAGCCGACACTGGCTTTCATTGGCCTCGTCCAGCCCCTGGGTGCCATCATGCCCATCTCTGAGCTCCAGTGTCGCTGGGCCACACGTGTCTTCAAGG GGCTGAACAAGCTGCCTCCGCGGCACGACATGGAAGCTGACAtcaagcagaagagagaagcgAGGGCAAAACA GTACGTGAAGAGCCAGCGGCACACCATCCAGGTGGATTACATCCCCTACATGGACGAGCTCGCCTGCCAGGTGGGGGTCAAGCCCAACCTGCTCACCCTCTTCCTCACCGACCCCAAGCTGGCGCTGGAGGTGGCCTTCGGGCCCTGCACGCCGTACCAGTACCGCCTGCGGGGCCCGGGCCAGTGGGCCGGCGCCAGGGAGGCCATCCTCACCCAGCACCAGCGCATCATCAAGCCCCTGCAGACGCGGCACGTGGAGGAGCAAGCATCGGCCCGTGCCATGCCCCTCGTCTTCAAGGTGGTTGGGGCTGTGGCCGTCCTCGCTGTTATTTTTGCTTACTTGTAG
- the LOC137672543 gene encoding flavin-containing monooxygenase 5-like isoform X2, producing MAAQRVAIIGAGASGLCALKCCLDEGLVPTCFERSGDIGGLWRFEEHPEEGRASIYRSVIINTSKEMMCFSDFPVPDDFPNYMHNSKIMEYFRMYARRFDLLHHVRFRTSVCRVSKRPDFAVTGQWEVVTESEGKQEAAVFDAVLVCTGHYTEAHLPLSTFPGIEKFKGRYLHSRDYKDARDFTDKMVVVIGIGNSGSDLAVEISQTAKQVFLSTRRGAWIFNRVGDRGYPMDTIFTTRMKTFLKKVLSTSMVCDYAEKRVNARFDHSHYGLKPKHRILQQNLTINDDLPNRIISGRVLVKPNVQEFTETSAIFEDGTREDIDAVVFATGYSFSFPFLEGCVKVVENQIPLYKFMFLPDLEKPTLAFIGLVQPLGAIMPISELQCRWATRVFKGKSSLGLNKLPPRHDMEADIKQKREARAKQYVKSQRHTIQVDYIPYMDELACQVGVKPNLLTLFLTDPKLALEVAFGPCTPYQYRLRGPGQWAGAREAILTQHQRIIKPLQTRHVEEQASARAMPLVFKVVGAVAVLAVIFAYL from the exons ATGGCTGCCCAGAGAGTGGCCATCATCGGTGCCGGTGCCTCTGGCCTGTGCGCCCTGAAATGCTGCCTGGATGAGGGGCTGGTACCCACCTGCTTCGAGAGGAGCGGGGACATCGGGGGGCTCTGGCGCTTCGAG GAGCACCCCGAGGAGGGCCGCGCCAGCATCTACCGCTCCGTCATCATCAACACCTCCAAGGAGATGATGTGCTTCAGCGACTTCCCCGTCCCCGACGACTTCCCCAACTACATGCACAACTCTAAGATCATGGAGTACTTCCGCATGTACGCCCGGCGCTTCGACCTGCTCCACCACGTCCGCTTCAGG ACCAGCGTGTGCCGCGTGTCCAAGCGCCCCGACTTCGCCGTCACGGGCCAGTGGGAGGTGGTGACGGAGAGCGAGGGGAAGCAGGAGGCGGCCGTCTTCGACGCCGTGCTGGTGTGCACCGGCCACTACACTGAGGCACACCTCCCGCTGAGCACCTTCCCAG GAATTGAGAAGTTCAAGGGCCGCTACCTCCACAGCCGAGACTACAAGGACGCTCGGGATTTCACAGACAAGATGGTGGTTGTCATCGGGATTGGGAATTCGGGGTCGGACCTGGCCGTGGAGATCAGCCAAACAGCCAAGCAA GTCTTCCTCAGCACCCGCCGGGGCGCGTGGATCTTCAACCGTGTTGGAGATCGGGGCTACCCCATGGACACCATCTTCACCACCCGCATGAAGACATTCCTGAAGAAGGTGCTGAGCACGTCCATGGTGTGCGACTACGCAGAGAAGCGGGTGAACGCCAGATTCGACCACTCGCACTACGGCCTGAAGCCAAAGCACAG GATCCTTCAGCAGAACCTAACCATCAACGACGACCTGCCCAACCGCATCATTTCGGGCAGGGTGCTGGTGAAGCCAAACGTCCAGGAGTTCACAGAGACATCTGCCATCTTCGAGGACGGCACCAGGGAAGACATCGATGCCGTGGTCTTCGCCACGGGATAcagcttctccttccctttcctcgAGGGCTGTGTGAAGGTGGTGGAGAACCAGATCCCTCTCTACAAATTCATGTTCCTCCCTGACCTGGAGAAGCCGACACTGGCTTTCATTGGCCTCGTCCAGCCCCTGGGTGCCATCATGCCCATCTCTGAGCTCCAGTGTCGCTGGGCCACACGTGTCTTCAAGGGTAA GTCCTCCCTAGGGCTGAACAAGCTGCCTCCGCGGCACGACATGGAAGCTGACAtcaagcagaagagagaagcgAGGGCAAAACA GTACGTGAAGAGCCAGCGGCACACCATCCAGGTGGATTACATCCCCTACATGGACGAGCTCGCCTGCCAGGTGGGGGTCAAGCCCAACCTGCTCACCCTCTTCCTCACCGACCCCAAGCTGGCGCTGGAGGTGGCCTTCGGGCCCTGCACGCCGTACCAGTACCGCCTGCGGGGCCCGGGCCAGTGGGCCGGCGCCAGGGAGGCCATCCTCACCCAGCACCAGCGCATCATCAAGCCCCTGCAGACGCGGCACGTGGAGGAGCAAGCATCGGCCCGTGCCATGCCCCTCGTCTTCAAGGTGGTTGGGGCTGTGGCCGTCCTCGCTGTTATTTTTGCTTACTTGTAG